A genomic window from Candidatus Pelagisphaera phototrophica includes:
- a CDS encoding TRAP transporter substrate-binding protein, which yields MSRITTSYFSLGLIVGVLLTVLAFSLLSNSGSESGSDSQTKVLKLSHTLDQSHPVHLAMEFMRDRLAEKSGGLVVIEIFPNGQLGTETETIEQVQRGVLAMVKASVAPMEAFTPEMGVFGLPYLFRDEDHFWRVLNGPIGKELLTLGKPSGLHGLMFYESGSRSFYTIDKPILTPNDLDSHKIRVMRSKMSMDMISQMGGSPTPIPFGELYTALQQGMVDGAENNAPSFETSRHYEVAKHYSLDEHTRIPDIVLFSQSIWELLAPHEKAWVQEAADESVVFQRELWRVETQNSLERLQKNGVTVYRPNKEPFLKKMAPMYQRFEGTPIGSLVERIREVR from the coding sequence ATGAGTCGAATAACTACCTCCTATTTCAGCCTCGGATTGATCGTGGGGGTGTTGTTGACAGTTCTCGCTTTTTCTTTGCTTTCCAATAGCGGTAGCGAATCTGGATCAGATTCACAAACGAAAGTACTCAAGTTGTCCCACACCTTGGACCAATCTCACCCGGTTCATCTGGCGATGGAATTTATGCGTGACCGGTTGGCAGAGAAATCGGGAGGGCTGGTGGTCATTGAGATATTTCCTAACGGGCAGTTGGGCACGGAAACGGAGACCATCGAGCAGGTGCAGCGAGGTGTGCTCGCCATGGTCAAAGCCTCTGTGGCGCCGATGGAGGCGTTCACGCCCGAAATGGGCGTATTCGGTTTGCCTTATTTATTTAGGGACGAAGACCATTTCTGGAGGGTTCTAAACGGACCCATCGGCAAAGAGCTTTTGACCTTGGGAAAACCCAGTGGGCTGCACGGATTGATGTTCTACGAATCCGGTAGTCGAAGCTTCTATACAATCGACAAGCCGATTTTGACGCCTAACGATTTGGATTCCCACAAAATCCGTGTGATGCGGAGTAAAATGTCGATGGATATGATTTCCCAAATGGGGGGCTCTCCCACACCAATTCCTTTCGGGGAACTGTACACGGCGCTGCAGCAGGGCATGGTAGATGGGGCGGAGAACAATGCCCCGAGTTTCGAAACGAGCCGACACTACGAAGTGGCAAAGCACTACTCGCTCGATGAGCACACACGCATACCCGACATCGTTTTATTTAGCCAGTCGATTTGGGAGTTACTCGCTCCTCACGAGAAAGCTTGGGTTCAAGAGGCGGCGGATGAATCAGTCGTGTTCCAGAGGGAGTTATGGCGAGTTGAGACGCAAAATTCGCTGGAGCGACTGCAAAAGAACGGCGTGACCGTTTATCGGCCGAACAAGGAGCCTTTCCTTAAGAAGATGGCTCCCATGTACCAGCGTTTTGAAGGGACTCCGATTGGATCTCTAGTCGAGCGGATCAGGGAAGTCCGATAA
- a CDS encoding TRAP transporter small permease, with protein MSHVQSIFTRCVLRLVKGLEVLLVVGMAVLVVDVLWGVFSRYVLGEQTRWTEELAVYLLVWISLMGAALTFREKGHLGVDYFVGKLEPSARRLSAIFVEVIVFAFSAFALVHGGWNLVIKTFASGQVLPALNLPMGYVYSVVPISGVVFCLFAFEHLMAYLSVDFDLKTSPQSAEKESD; from the coding sequence ATGTCACACGTTCAATCGATTTTCACTCGCTGCGTTCTTAGGCTCGTTAAAGGGTTGGAGGTGCTGCTTGTGGTGGGAATGGCCGTACTTGTGGTCGATGTTCTTTGGGGTGTGTTTTCTCGGTACGTTTTGGGAGAGCAAACGCGTTGGACCGAAGAGCTGGCAGTTTATCTTCTCGTCTGGATTTCGCTCATGGGCGCGGCGTTGACCTTTCGGGAGAAAGGCCATCTGGGGGTAGATTACTTTGTCGGGAAGCTCGAGCCTTCGGCCAGGCGGCTCTCGGCCATATTTGTGGAAGTAATTGTATTCGCCTTTTCCGCTTTCGCTTTGGTTCATGGAGGATGGAATTTGGTGATTAAAACCTTCGCCTCAGGACAGGTCCTTCCGGCGCTGAATCTTCCGATGGGTTATGTCTATTCGGTCGTGCCGATTAGTGGCGTCGTCTTTTGCCTTTTTGCCTTTGAACACCTTATGGCGTACCTTTCGGTTGACTTCGACCTAAAGACTTCCCCTCAATCCGCAGAAAAAGAGTCAGATTAG
- a CDS encoding TRAP transporter large permease has product MDTEALILLTGFIVLLLLDVPIAVCIGGATVLTIYAIGDVPTGYVVAQRMSTGIASFPLLAIPFFVLSGVLMGEGGMARRLIDFANFLVGGFRGGLCYVNTITCMMFGAVSGSASAAVSSIGGFMIPEMTRKGYGREFSVALTTTSATTGLLIPPSNIMIVYAVVASNVSVAALFVGGVIPGIVIGSLIMFAAWLSNPSRTAVESLDASERPSLWAALIGALPSMLLIVIVLGGILGGVFSATEASAVAVAYALFLGIVVYREIKVGDLHRILLKSVKTTSVVMFLIGASQAMSWALSFEQVPQAVSAALLGISDNPLVTLLIINILLLIVGTFMDMTPAVLIFTPIFLPVVMSSGMDPVHFGVLMIANLCIGLCTPPVGTCLFIGCGVGGTTLAKVIRPLLPIFIAMFFGLMLITYWPALTLWLPRMLGL; this is encoded by the coding sequence ATGGATACAGAAGCACTCATACTACTGACGGGCTTTATTGTTCTCTTGCTGCTCGATGTCCCGATTGCCGTATGTATTGGAGGAGCGACTGTATTGACTATCTACGCCATAGGCGATGTGCCCACGGGATATGTTGTCGCCCAGCGTATGTCTACGGGAATCGCGAGCTTTCCGCTTCTGGCGATCCCCTTCTTTGTCTTGTCTGGCGTGCTGATGGGAGAGGGCGGCATGGCGAGACGGCTTATTGACTTCGCCAACTTTTTAGTGGGCGGCTTTCGAGGTGGGCTGTGTTATGTGAATACGATTACTTGTATGATGTTTGGTGCCGTTTCGGGTTCGGCATCCGCTGCGGTTTCTTCGATAGGGGGATTTATGATCCCAGAGATGACTCGCAAGGGTTATGGCCGGGAGTTTAGTGTGGCTCTTACCACAACTTCGGCTACGACGGGATTGCTGATCCCTCCGAGCAACATAATGATAGTTTATGCCGTGGTGGCTAGCAATGTTTCAGTGGCCGCTCTTTTTGTTGGAGGGGTAATACCCGGAATTGTGATCGGATCACTTATAATGTTTGCGGCTTGGCTTTCAAACCCGTCTCGCACGGCGGTCGAGAGTTTAGATGCCAGCGAACGGCCTAGCTTGTGGGCGGCTTTGATTGGGGCGTTGCCGAGCATGCTGCTGATTGTGATTGTACTGGGTGGGATTTTAGGAGGAGTGTTCTCCGCTACCGAGGCATCCGCGGTAGCGGTGGCCTACGCTCTTTTTCTGGGGATTGTGGTGTATCGGGAAATCAAGGTCGGCGATCTCCACCGGATTTTGCTTAAAAGCGTCAAGACGACTTCGGTGGTCATGTTTCTAATCGGGGCGAGCCAGGCGATGAGTTGGGCACTCTCGTTTGAACAGGTGCCACAGGCAGTAAGCGCTGCCTTGTTGGGGATATCCGACAACCCACTGGTCACACTGCTGATTATTAACATTCTCCTTTTGATAGTGGGGACCTTTATGGATATGACTCCAGCGGTGCTCATCTTCACTCCTATCTTTCTTCCCGTAGTAATGAGTTCAGGAATGGATCCGGTGCACTTTGGTGTGCTTATGATTGCCAATCTTTGTATTGGTTTGTGTACCCCACCGGTGGGAACCTGCCTCTTTATTGGATGTGGCGTGGGGGGGACGACTTTGGCGAAAGTGATTCGACCTCTTTTACCCATATTCATCGCGATGTTTTTTGGCCTTATGCTGATCACCTATTGGCCGGCTCTAACTCTCTGGCTTCCCCGTATGTTGGGGCTTTGA
- a CDS encoding lactonase family protein, producing the protein MNTGNQKYIAYYGTSGTGSDDGIYSQTLSHAPLELSAAGLECHQKKAGFQRLNRNETVLYSIALGDGESGLVRSFRINKRKVGLEFINEQEAAGEGLCHINLDRSEKWLLGASYNDAVITVFPVIDSGVISEKAFSLVLEGSGTEVNPDRQDAPHAHSIYSDPSNRFVLVCDLGMDRIYVYRFNSENGALAPAATPYVETAPGAGPRHLAFHGNGRWIYAINELNGTVTQYEWDEAVGEMTLKSSVDTLPDGFSEESTTAEILVHPSNRFLYGSNRGHDSIVVYSIDEGDGSLSLIQRVSSGGEHPRNFVLDEDGRLLVVANRDSSNIVYFEVDAESGELSRQEIVENVPICTCVRVVKR; encoded by the coding sequence ATGAATACAGGAAACCAAAAGTACATCGCCTATTACGGCACTAGCGGAACGGGCAGCGACGACGGGATTTATTCACAAACGCTCTCACATGCTCCTTTGGAACTTTCTGCGGCGGGATTAGAATGCCATCAAAAGAAGGCTGGATTTCAGCGATTAAACCGTAATGAAACGGTGCTTTATTCGATTGCTTTAGGTGATGGGGAAAGCGGGTTGGTTCGTTCCTTTCGGATCAATAAGCGAAAGGTGGGATTGGAGTTTATTAATGAGCAAGAAGCCGCTGGAGAAGGGCTTTGCCACATCAATCTAGATCGCTCAGAAAAATGGCTACTCGGTGCTAGCTACAATGATGCCGTGATAACTGTGTTCCCTGTAATTGACAGTGGGGTGATTAGTGAAAAAGCTTTCTCTCTGGTTTTGGAAGGGAGTGGAACGGAAGTGAATCCCGACCGACAGGATGCCCCGCACGCCCACTCGATTTACAGCGATCCATCCAATCGTTTCGTCTTGGTTTGCGACTTGGGAATGGATCGGATTTACGTATACCGCTTTAACAGCGAAAACGGAGCGCTCGCACCGGCAGCGACCCCCTACGTTGAGACTGCTCCAGGGGCGGGGCCAAGGCATCTGGCATTCCATGGAAATGGGCGGTGGATCTATGCCATAAATGAGCTCAACGGTACGGTGACTCAATATGAGTGGGATGAGGCTGTAGGGGAAATGACTCTCAAAAGCTCAGTTGATACGCTGCCGGATGGTTTTTCTGAGGAGAGCACAACGGCCGAGATCCTGGTCCATCCTTCCAATCGCTTCCTCTATGGCTCCAATCGAGGACATGATAGCATTGTGGTTTATTCGATTGATGAGGGGGACGGTTCTTTATCCTTAATACAGCGGGTTTCCTCAGGAGGCGAGCATCCCCGAAATTTCGTTTTGGACGAAGACGGAAGGCTCCTAGTTGTCGCTAATCGAGACTCCAGCAATATTGTGTATTTCGAAGTCGATGCGGAATCGGGAGAGCTTTCGAGACAGGAAATCGTCGAAAACGTTCC